A segment of the Poseidonibacter antarcticus genome:
TGCTGAGTGATATGGTTTATTTAAATTAGAATTAAATACATATTCAGAGTTATCTATCTTATATTTTAAATGATTTTTAATGTAAGGAATAAGTACATCTAAAATATCTACATCTCTAATACTAGATTTAGTTTTAGGACTTGTTTCAATTCCTTTATTTCTTGTAGCTCTTACATGAATAACTTTTGAATCTAAATTTATATCAGACCATTTTAGAGCAGTTATTTCTCCAGTTCTCATACCAGTAAAAAATCCTATTGCAAAGAATAGTTTTATTTTATTAGGTGTTGCATCTAAGATTCTAAATATTTCTTCTTTTGAAAAAGGTTTATTCTCTCTTATTGCAATATTTTTAGGAGACTTAACTATTGAAAAAGGATTTTTAGGAATCAATTCATCTCTAAATGCATCTTCTAAAATACCATGAAATATCACTCTTATATTTATTACTGATTTTGAGGATAATTTTTCTAATAGATTATTTTGCCATAAGGCTAATTCACTAGGTTTTAATGAATCAATTTTTCTATTACCAAAATAAGGAATTACATGTTTATCTAAATTAGATTCATAACACTTATGAGTTAATACTTTTCTACTAGCTTCATTCATCTTCAAACTAATATCAATCATCTCTTTTACAGTTGGAACAATTTTATTTTCAAAGAACTCTCCACTATGTACTTTTAAAAGCATTTGCGGAATTATTTGTGTTGTTGCTAATTTTCTATTAGCTTTTGTATCTTCTATATTAAGTGACTTTTTAATCACTTCACCATTTAAACTAAATCGTACCCAAAGCTTTACACCTCGTGTATATAATTTAGGTTCTGTCATCTTCATCATGTTATCTCCTGTGATAACACCTTAAAATAACAACTACTAACAATAGAATTAATTTTACAAGAATTCATATTAAATCCTTTAGAACCATATTAGCTATTTCTTTTGGCTTCATCATATTTTGAGAAGAAGTTACCCATTTATCTAATTCAAGCTTATCAAATAACACTCTTCCTGCTTTTTTATAATAATGTTTGCCTTCTATAAAATGATCAGCCTTTAGCTTATGTATATGGTCTTTTGAGTAACCAAGATAATATGCTGTTTCAGCAACATTTAGCCATCTTTTTTCAACTTTATTTTCTATCTTTTCACTTAATACTTTTACCATTTCTACTATTTGTGGTATTTGATTTACTGCTTCTATATTTAGATTCATGGGAAATTCCTCCTTTCCTTTTTGTTTTTTATATTATTGTAATCTTTGCAAAAAATCTTTTTTAATGATTAATTACAAAGATTTAGACCTTTAATAACTATTATCATGCTCTTTTCAAGTAATAATTAGTCATTTCTTCTCTTGAATGATTTATTTCTTTTGAGATCTCTTTTAAAATTGTTTTATACTCTTGACCTAGTTCAAGTCTTTTTTCAACTTCATTTTTTACAAATGTGTATCTAAAGTCATGAGGGGTAACATCATAAGCTTTTAAATGATTTGCATAAGTTCTTTGAGTTGGAAGATTATCAACTAATTTAATTTTTGTAAGCAATGAAGAAGTAATATTTTTGGGAGTATATTCATGATTTCCTTTTCCTATTACTCCTATTAACTTTCCATCATTGTAATATTTATCAATATTTCCAACAACTTCAAATGCTTCGGAGACTCTAAATCCTAGTTCTAATTGTGTTTGAGCAACAACTGCTATTTCATAGCTTTTTTCATACAAATTATTTATCAATTTATCAGCTTCATTTATTGCTCTTCCTTGTATAGGATTAATATCAGGCATTTGTCTAATCTCCATCATCTTTTCTTCAAATACATCTTTTGTAACTAACATATCAACATTAGATTTTTCTAATCCTTCTAACATAGAAGAGAATGCTCTAACATAGTTTTCACATGAACTCTTTGCTAAATCTTGTGTTCTATAGTTTAAAAACTCTTTAACAGTCTCATTATTCATATGAATATTAAGTTTGCCTTCTAAGCCTTTATTAGTACAGTACTCAGCAAAACTTTTACTCATTTCTGCTCTTTTTATTGATAAAGCTGATGAATGAGTTTGTTTATCTGTTCTTCCATGTCTTTTTTCACCAAAAGCTGAAAGCCTATGGTGAATATCCTTTACTTGCTTTTCAAAGCTACTTCCTTTTAAATTAGCCATTTCTTTGTATCTCATTAGTTTTTATAAAGTTAGCTATTGCACTTCGTGAAATAGTTACCTTGTGATGTAGCTTTAGATATCTTGCAATATTTATTGCACCTGATCCTTCTTGATATAACTTAATAATTACATCCATATATTTTGAGATAATTAGATTTTTTGTTTTATATTTACTCTTTTCTTTAAGTTCTTGTGCTTGTTTTTCATTAGCTTCTGTTTTTAATTCATCTAAAATTATATAGCTCTTTAAAAGTAAATTACCATCTATTTTTAAATACTTTGCTTGTTTAAAAAGTAAAGATTTCACTTGTTCTTCTGGCAAAGAAATATTCTTTACTAATTTTTTAATTTTTATATTATTGAAGCTCATTTTTTATTCTCCTTTTTTTGAATTATTAAGGCAATAAAGCCCACTCTTAACGTGTTTTGAATAGTAGTATAAAATTTAAAAAAAATCTTTTTTTATTGAATAATCAAATTTTTAGACTAATATATTCAGCATTCCCTAGAAGGAAATATAATTTTTAAAAAAAATATTCAATTACAAACACAAAATGTTTTTACTTTACAATTAAAGCAGTAGAGATTGTTTAGCAATGTAATTTACTTTTTAGAAAAGAAGAAATTACGAAAGAAAATAATGACTATATAAAACTTACTAGAAAGTAAGCTCTAATAGTAGAAAGACTGCATTAATAACAGCACCATATAATCTGATTAGAATTTTATAATTGATTGTATTTAAGGCATGTTTCTTATTTAATTGTTGGAAAGCTTCAATTCTATAAAGCTTTTTATCGTTGTTAATAGTTGTTAATATTCATATTCATACCTTTAAAAATTAAGAGATAATCTATCTCCATACTTTTGTTATAGGAAAGTATTTGAAAAAAAACAAGTTTTAAAAAAGAATTTTGAAATTTCTTAAAAAAAGCATAAAAAAGTCGTTTTTAAAGTATCACGAGCGTAATACTTTAAAAGCCCGATATTATCGAAGCTTTTAAGCATCTTACTTAATATCGCATTTTTTATAGAAATTTCCCATACCCTACAGGATGGGTTTTCTATAAAAAAAATTCGGGAGACACGTCTCCCGGTCTCTATGAAAAAACGCAAGCTTATTTTCATAGAGACCGGGAGGGTGACATGCGTGGAAAAGACTTTGTGAGCGTGGATTTAATTGTTTGGAATGGGATATGAAATTGTATGAAGCTTTAAATGATTAATTTTTTGTTCCACAATCCCTTAAGGTTTGTGAGACTTTGTAGTTTTTACTTTTTGAACACTTTGTGGAACACTGAAAACTAATATGAGTGTTTTATGTTCCAAATATAAGAGGTTTAGCAACTTAACGTTTAAAATGAGACAATAAATTGCTCCTAGGGTAATTTATTGTCTCCTCTGATTTGTTAGCATTTAATTTAATCCTAACAATGCAACCAAGACTGCTAGAATTAAGCCAGCACCAATTGTCATAACCCAAGGATTATTTAAGAAGGAAAAAATGAAGTTTGATGTTTCATGTCCAGGAGCTCCTGTAATATACAGAGAAGTTACATCTTCTCCTGCATATACAATATCTTCTAGTTTGTAACCATACCCTAAACTGATTATTGCTATTGAATCTGATTGTCTGTTTAGTTCTTGAACCCTCTTAAAACTTTCGTCTTGAATAATAGAACGCTCGTCTTCATTTTTTTTGTTCGTACGTATAATTTGAACACTTTTAATATTTTCAATACGGACCACGTCTTTGTCGCATAATATATCTTTACCCTTTTTGTATAGTCGAACAAACTTCATTTTTAACTCTTGTTCTGATAAATCATCCAGCACGCACTGAGGATTCTCAGGCGACTCTGTGAATGTGACTAATACATGGTAATAAGGCATCTGTTCTCCTGTATCCTAATGTTTAAAATGAGCCGATGAATTGCCAATAAGGTAATTTATTGGTTCCTCTGTATTGTTAGCTATTTATTCCAATCTTTACTTCTAATTCTTCCCGTTTGATAATACGTTGATACTAATTCTATATAATCTTTAAAATCTTCATTTTCAACGACGATACGATTAACGGACTGCCAATCAATTTCTGGTCTTGCTTTAGCAGGTAAAATCATTTCACTTTCAGATGGATTTTCGGGATTTAGTAAAATTACTCCTACCCCATGAAGAGCCGAAAGCATTCGGAGTTCTTGTTCTACTTGGCTGCTTGAAATTGCTGTTGAAACTAAATAGCCTTCATTTGCCCAACTTGAATTACTTACAGCTTGGAAGAAACTTTTTCGTACATTAGAACCATTGAGTTCTTTTTTGACCTCGAATGACCATAAGCGAACGCTTTGTCCATCGCCATGTTGTATACAAGTTCTTACTAAGTTATTCCATTCTTTGTCTACTGCTTGCATTGCTACTATATCTGGATGCAACCATTGATTTCCACCTGAACCGCGTTGATTCTTTGACCTTTTTTCATCAATTCGTAAGCAGTAAAGCTTATGCTCGGATTTTAAATATTCAATGAGAATTGGATATAGATCATGTTCAGAAAATAATTTGTTGTTTGGAACAGATATCACTTCATCATCCTCTTCATCATTTATATCTATTGTATCTTCCCCAACTAATTTTTCAGGATCATACCAATAAACACGAGGACGAGGTTTGTCTTGCCAAAATACATGTGGATTGTTTTTGATAATTTGATCTTTTTGCGCTCCAATTTCAGCCACAATCTGAGATATAAAGGCCTTGTTGTCATTAAATCTTGGATTGTTCCTTTTTTCTGCATAATCTTCTGGGTACTCAGAAACAATGGCATCAGCAATTTGTCTAGCATTGAAACGTTCATTGGGATTTATTTTTAAAAATTCTATAATTTTTTGTGATTGAGATAACCTTGACACTATTTTAGAACCTCCATATTTTTTCTAGTTAGCTATTTATTCAACAAACATTATATTTAGATTAGCTTGATATCTACTAAATAAATGAACGCTGAAATTATTAATTTGGATTATATATTTTTAAGAAACGAAATATTTTTGTTCTGATTATTTAAAGATGTCCAAGCTAGATAATTTTCCAAAAACAATACTTATTGAACATATTCCAAATTTTAAGTCTTTTTTGAACAATCTCAAAATTAGTAAAAACTGCTCCAAAAATAAGACTTTTAAAGAAAACTATGACTTTTTGTATCAAAAATATTCATTACAATATGTAATTTTTATTAACTATTATATCAATTTGTAATATGAAATATCTTGAATCCTATCACTTAACAGACCTTGAAAGCTATTGCAAGAATAAGTGCATTAGTATTGTAATAGATCATCATAATGAAGATAGAGATAAGATTACTTACTATCGTGGCTTATATGGTGGTTATCTTTATGGTAAGAAGTTAGCAAGTAGTTTAAAAAGAACAAAAAAGAGATTAACTAATATTGAATTGTACAATCATATAAAAGTTCACAAGAATTGGAAAGCTAAAAGTCGAGGTGAGCAAGATGCACTATATGATATTATGAATTATTTGAGTTGATTAAGTAGTTACTTGTAATTAAATAATAATTTATTATGATATTATAATAAAATTATTAATATAAATTATAAGGTTATTAATGTTAAAAAAAGAATATTACTTAATTAAACAATCCTTCCCTCATTTAGATGTAAAAATAAATAAAATTTATTGTCCTACAAATATCCAACATTTAAAAAAGTTTATTTCATATATGGCTGGTACTATCGAAGTATATTTATATAATGAAGAAAATGGAAAAAGAGAAGATTTAACTGAAAGTTTAGGCAATAGAAATTTTAATGTGTATGATCATAGATTTGAATTAGTAAGATTAATTAAAATGATATATTCCCATCCTCATTTAAAAAATAAGTATATTTCATTTTATGCTCTGTCTGACGTAAGACCAGACTTTTTACCAAAATTTTTTATGTTTAATTATGTTTATACAAGTCGTGGTTTAGAACATCAATTTGAAAGTGATGGAATTAGCTGTAAGATTGATGATCATAATAAAAAGCAAACTTATGGAAATGAATATGAAGTTTTTATTGCTGAGAAATATCAAGATAATGGTTATTCAGTAGAGAATAGGGGAATTAAAAACTCATTTAATGATGGAGGTTTAGATGTTATTGCCAGAAAAGATAATAAACTTATTTTAGTTCAATGTAAAAATTGGACAATGTCTAATAGTTTTAAAATAAACCAAAAAGACATTAGAGCATTTATAGGTGATTGTTTTATATATTTAAAAGATATTAATTTAGAAGGAATAAAAGTTTCTTATCATTTTATAGTCTCTCATGATAATATATTAACAAAATCTGCAGAAATATTTTTAAAACAAAATACTTTTGTTAAATTTAAGTGTGTTGCTTTTGAAGACAAAAATTTAATTGAATAAAAAAGTGGTAATAAATGAACTCATACAATAAATTAAAAACTTTTCTAAAAGATAAAATGAGAATGTCTCATATTTATTAACCCGTATTTATAAAAGAACTAATAAAGAATAATGGTACTTGACATAAATTAGAAGATATTGCAAAAGCCTTTTTGAATTATGATAAAAGTCAAGTTGAATATTATGAATACATAACTAAAACAATGGAGTGGTAATATAAATTCATACTCGGAATTGAAAAATTCTGAGATAAAATAACAAGTTTAACAACCTGTAGATTTTGGAATTTCTTCTAAACTTCAAACTAAATTGTTCAACTTTAATATGATTTTAATTACTACTGGTAATTGATATAAAACTCTAGACTATCCTGATTAATTAATCATAGGTCTAAAGTTTCATTTAGATAAATAAAATTGTTCCAGTTTCGTTCCAGTTTTACCAAGGATAAACAAAGCATATATCTTTTTCATTTGTTAGAAAGTTGCTTTTTAAGGTGTTTTGTATATTTTAATCAATTATCTAATAAAATTTATTATAGAAATTCCACTTGAATAAGAATTCTATATTATAAACTTAGCTTTTTTTGCCTTACATTATTAACGTAGAAACTAAGCCAATTAATCCACCAAAAACGGCACCCCAAATTACTAACCATCCTAGGTGTTCTTTTATGATATTTTGTACCATTTCTTTTACCATTAATGGTGTTAATTCATCTAGTCTTTTATTTACAACTAAACTTAATTTTTCATAGATATCTTCTGATAAACTATCTGATTTTAATGCATCTTCTAATACTTCTTGGAAAGCTTTTGTTTTTGTTATATCTATTATTGAGCTTTGTAATTTTTTTGTAAATGGTTCTTTCAAAGGTTCTAAAGCTTCAACTCCTCCGAACATTCCTAGCATTCCACCAAATGATGATTCCATTACTGATTCTTTTAAAGAGTTATAAGCTGGTGTGAAATCTGTTTTATTTAATATTTTTTCAAAGTCTACTGTTTTTTTTGCACTTTGCATTTCATCTTGGAAAAATCTTGATAAGTTTTCTTTTGTAAAAAACTGATTCATTAATAGATTATGAATTGAACTTTTAAATTTTGCAAAATTCTTTTCTATTACTCCACTTCCATATAAATATGGTACCTTTTCAAAAAGCATATGGATAGCTAATGTATTTGTAACTGCTCCACTTAATGCAAAAAGTCCAACCATAAAAATAGTGTCATTTCCATTTGAATAACCATAAGCCATGATTAAAACTGTTATTAGATTTGTTATATCTGATTTGTTCATTTATTAATTTCCTTACTCTTTTATTTGTGAATTTTATCATAATTTTTTGAAAATATTATTTTAATAAATAGTGTTACTGTTTTGTAATCAAAGCAAACTACAATTTCAAGAAGGAGCATATATGATAGATGTACAAAAAGAGATAGAAAAGAAATTTCCTAATATTCATAAGAAGCAAGATTTTTTAAAAAAATCCCTATTTAAGATTGCAAAAAAAATAGTTCATGAAGATTCTATAAACAATTTTTTAGATGAAAATTCACATTTAAAAGGTTTGGAGTTTGTTGATGCTGTATTAGATTATTTTGATTTTGATTATAGTGTTTCTAGTACTGATTTACAAAATATACCAAGTAGTGGGAAAGTTGTAATAATTGCAAATCATCCCTTAGGTGGACTTGATGCACTTTGTTTATTAAGATTAATTTCACAAGTAAGATCTGATATTAAAATAATTGCAAATGATTTTCTAGCAGGATTTGAAGCTTTAAATAATCTTTTAATTCCAATTGATAATTATAAAAACAGACAATCTAAAACAGATATTAAAAAAATTTATAAAGCTTTAAATAATGAAGAAGCAGTGATTATTTTTCCAGCAGGAGAAGTTAGTCGTGCGACAACAAAAGGAATAAAAGACCCATCTTGGAATAAAGGTTTTCTAAAATTTGCTCAAAATTCTAATTCTCCAATATTACCAATTTTTTTAGATGCAAAGAATTCAAAAACGTTTTATACAATTTCTGTAATTAATAAAACTTTTTCAACTCTTTTACTATCAAATGAGATGTTTAATAAAAAATCAAAAAGAATTAATATAAAAATTGGTGAGATTATTCCACATGAAAATATTTCACCAAAAGGTTTAGATAAAAAATATCTAATCAATTTATATAAAAAACACTTATACTCTTTAAAAAAGAGAAAAAAAAGCTTTTTTCAAACACAAAGTGCAATTGCACATCCTCAAAAAAGACAAGATTTAATGAATGAATTAAAATTATCAGAGCTAATTGGTGAAACAAATGATGGTAAAAAAATATATTTATATGATTATACTGATGATTCAATTGTTTTAAAAGAACTAGGACGCCTTAGAGAATTATCTTTTAGAAAAATTGGTGAAGGTTTAAATAAAAAAAGAGATACAGATAAATATGATATTTATTATCAACATATTATTCTTTGGGATGAGAATGATTTAGAAATTGTAGGTTCATATAGAATTGGAAATTCTAATTTTATTTTTAAAAATATTGGTGTTAAAGGTTTTTATTCTAATACTTTATTTAAATATAATGAAAGTTTTACTCCATATTTAAAAAACTCAATTGAACTAGGAAGAAGTTTTGTTCAACCCAAATATTGGGGGACTAGAGCGCTTGATTATCTTTGGTATGGAATTGGAGCATATTTAAAAAAGAATCCAAATATCAAATATATGTTTGGTCCTGTTTCTATGAGTGCTACATTTCCAACAATTGCAAAAGATATGATGATATTTTATTATTCTCATTATTTTAAAGACCCAAAAGAGATGGTAAGTGCGAAACTTCCTTATCAATATTCTAATAATATCAATGAGATTAAAGACTCTTTTTGTTTAAATGATAAGAAAAAAGATTTTAAATTTTTAAAATCTACACTATTAAGTATGGGTTTTTCTATTCCAACGCTTTATAAACAATATAGTGAAATTACAGAAGATAATGGTGTAAGATTCTTAGGATTTAATATTGATAAAAATTTTGCTGAGTGTATAGATGGATTTATACTAGTAAATGTAGAAAAGATAAAAGATGCTCCAAGAAAAAGATATATAGATAGAGACTAAAAAATCTCTATCTAATCAAGGCTACA
Coding sequences within it:
- a CDS encoding tyrosine-type recombinase/integrase, translating into MMKMTEPKLYTRGVKLWVRFSLNGEVIKKSLNIEDTKANRKLATTQIIPQMLLKVHSGEFFENKIVPTVKEMIDISLKMNEASRKVLTHKCYESNLDKHVIPYFGNRKIDSLKPSELALWQNNLLEKLSSKSVINIRVIFHGILEDAFRDELIPKNPFSIVKSPKNIAIRENKPFSKEEIFRILDATPNKIKLFFAIGFFTGMRTGEITALKWSDINLDSKVIHVRATRNKGIETSPKTKSSIRDVDILDVLIPYIKNHLKYKIDNSEYVFNSNLNKPYHSAMKISTTYWKKVLKKLEIPYRNLYQMRHTFASMMISSGEDILWVSNMLGHKNSNITLSTYAKYIKNDKKRRGTFLLN
- a CDS encoding restriction endonuclease → MLKKEYYLIKQSFPHLDVKINKIYCPTNIQHLKKFISYMAGTIEVYLYNEENGKREDLTESLGNRNFNVYDHRFELVRLIKMIYSHPHLKNKYISFYALSDVRPDFLPKFFMFNYVYTSRGLEHQFESDGISCKIDDHNKKQTYGNEYEVFIAEKYQDNGYSVENRGIKNSFNDGGLDVIARKDNKLILVQCKNWTMSNSFKINQKDIRAFIGDCFIYLKDINLEGIKVSYHFIVSHDNILTKSAEIFLKQNTFVKFKCVAFEDKNLIE
- a CDS encoding site-specific integrase, translated to MANLKGSSFEKQVKDIHHRLSAFGEKRHGRTDKQTHSSALSIKRAEMSKSFAEYCTNKGLEGKLNIHMNNETVKEFLNYRTQDLAKSSCENYVRAFSSMLEGLEKSNVDMLVTKDVFEEKMMEIRQMPDINPIQGRAINEADKLINNLYEKSYEIAVVAQTQLELGFRVSEAFEVVGNIDKYYNDGKLIGVIGKGNHEYTPKNITSSLLTKIKLVDNLPTQRTYANHLKAYDVTPHDFRYTFVKNEVEKRLELGQEYKTILKEISKEINHSREEMTNYYLKRA
- a CDS encoding COG2958 family protein; protein product: MSRLSQSQKIIEFLKINPNERFNARQIADAIVSEYPEDYAEKRNNPRFNDNKAFISQIVAEIGAQKDQIIKNNPHVFWQDKPRPRVYWYDPEKLVGEDTIDINDEEDDEVISVPNNKLFSEHDLYPILIEYLKSEHKLYCLRIDEKRSKNQRGSGGNQWLHPDIVAMQAVDKEWNNLVRTCIQHGDGQSVRLWSFEVKKELNGSNVRKSFFQAVSNSSWANEGYLVSTAISSSQVEQELRMLSALHGVGVILLNPENPSESEMILPAKARPEIDWQSVNRIVVENEDFKDYIELVSTYYQTGRIRSKDWNK
- a CDS encoding helix-turn-helix domain-containing protein, producing MNLNIEAVNQIPQIVEMVKVLSEKIENKVEKRWLNVAETAYYLGYSKDHIHKLKADHFIEGKHYYKKAGRVLFDKLELDKWVTSSQNMMKPKEIANMVLKDLI
- a CDS encoding lysophospholipid acyltransferase family protein, producing MIDVQKEIEKKFPNIHKKQDFLKKSLFKIAKKIVHEDSINNFLDENSHLKGLEFVDAVLDYFDFDYSVSSTDLQNIPSSGKVVIIANHPLGGLDALCLLRLISQVRSDIKIIANDFLAGFEALNNLLIPIDNYKNRQSKTDIKKIYKALNNEEAVIIFPAGEVSRATTKGIKDPSWNKGFLKFAQNSNSPILPIFLDAKNSKTFYTISVINKTFSTLLLSNEMFNKKSKRINIKIGEIIPHENISPKGLDKKYLINLYKKHLYSLKKRKKSFFQTQSAIAHPQKRQDLMNELKLSELIGETNDGKKIYLYDYTDDSIVLKELGRLRELSFRKIGEGLNKKRDTDKYDIYYQHIILWDENDLEIVGSYRIGNSNFIFKNIGVKGFYSNTLFKYNESFTPYLKNSIELGRSFVQPKYWGTRALDYLWYGIGAYLKKNPNIKYMFGPVSMSATFPTIAKDMMIFYYSHYFKDPKEMVSAKLPYQYSNNINEIKDSFCLNDKKKDFKFLKSTLLSMGFSIPTLYKQYSEITEDNGVRFLGFNIDKNFAECIDGFILVNVEKIKDAPRKRYIDRD
- a CDS encoding DUF445 domain-containing protein — its product is MNKSDITNLITVLIMAYGYSNGNDTIFMVGLFALSGAVTNTLAIHMLFEKVPYLYGSGVIEKNFAKFKSSIHNLLMNQFFTKENLSRFFQDEMQSAKKTVDFEKILNKTDFTPAYNSLKESVMESSFGGMLGMFGGVEALEPLKEPFTKKLQSSIIDITKTKAFQEVLEDALKSDSLSEDIYEKLSLVVNKRLDELTPLMVKEMVQNIIKEHLGWLVIWGAVFGGLIGLVSTLIM